GCGAGGATCAGCGCCGGGAAGACGCCGTCGATCAGCGGCAGCATCATCACGACCGCCAACAGCCTGGCGTCACCGCCGACTACCCGCTCTAAGCGGAGGGCTACCGGATGCTGAGAGGTACTCATTGGTCAGGGTCGATGGCCATGACCCGAGGCCGATGGGTAATGAGGCGGACGATACCGTAATTGGTGACGTGCGAGGGGCCACCAATTCGTCCGATTAGGGCCTCGCGCTGTGAGTTTGTATTTGAAGGGATTCCCGAATGTAAAGCTGGAGTCGGAGGTAGTCGTCATCCGACCGGCGATTCGGGATTCGCTGGAACTCACAGCGTACATACTCGAGCAAAGGTTGGGATTGTCAATAAGCGTTGTGTGAGACGCGGTTCCACGATCCATATGTTTCCCGACACTAACGCCCACGATCGGACGCTAGTGTACGGATCTGTAACGATCGATAACGGCAGTTGCCGAGGGAGCAGCGGTGGCGACGGTTACGCGGCTGATCGAACGAGAGCACTGCCAACGTGAGAGACGAGAAAAGACGGCCGAAAGCCGATTAGCGGTCGGGGACGACGACCGTATCGCCGCGGCTCGAGACGGTTATCTGACAGTCCTGGTATTCGAAGCTGATCTCGACGTGCTGGTCGCGAGGGGTCGACGGGGCCACGAGCCGGTTGAGCGCCTCGGGGTTGATAGTGTCGAACAGGGGCGGCATGTCGATCGGGTCCTCGCCGGTCACGGTCGCGACGGCTTCGACGATCGCCACGACGATCGAATCGGAACCGCCGTCGAAACTGGTGTGGAGGACCGCAGGGGTGTCGTCACCGTCGGTTCCGACTTCGATGTGCCGGAACGAGGAGGAATCCGAGTGGGTCGTGTTGTCGCTCATTACTGTTCTGAACGGGTGCGACCGTGGTAAGGGTGGA
The DNA window shown above is from Halopiger xanaduensis SH-6 and carries:
- a CDS encoding HalOD1 output domain-containing protein — translated: MSDNTTHSDSSSFRHIEVGTDGDDTPAVLHTSFDGGSDSIVVAIVEAVATVTGEDPIDMPPLFDTINPEALNRLVAPSTPRDQHVEISFEYQDCQITVSSRGDTVVVPDR